The following is a genomic window from Spodoptera frugiperda isolate SF20-4 chromosome 18, AGI-APGP_CSIRO_Sfru_2.0, whole genome shotgun sequence.
GATTCATAAATATTCGTACTACACTACTTCCCGCAATAAAGTCATAAACTTTACAATGGCTGTCGATATCATGTCAGTTATAAATGATAAAGATTATTGACTAGTAACTTAGTTGTTGGTAGGCACTATACTATAGGAACTTAGGaagtatagtaacctaaccaaataaggcctatgccccaataaagcctattttgaaaatttccctcttcccgatgtcaaatggtcgccaaagtttgtagaagtgtgcatgcacattacttaactaatttaagcacagcaagcaacccgtgccgcgattatgttggaacctacagacgaaaataatcacgacgtggagcgcactttagtttttataaaattcgagtagcgtaaactgttagtatttttatatttatcagtatacgacgtgccgtgttttgtctgtatgacaattatacatttagccatctcctcacattagtgaaatagctataatatctgtgtatttcatataatcgttgttttttttacctatgtgccatgccctaataaagcctacaaaaaaaacgtgtaggccttattacggcatagttgtttttcagtaatttcatagaaaacggatcaccagcttctgtcaaaaagaaagccaatggattttgcaaaagatggaaaacgctgttaaaatggtagaaaggggtaaacggggtgaatagatacagaaaaggggtgaatggatatcgggaaattcttcatagtatctattcacccttcgaattttatgcaccctgttttacccggtaggctgctgaagccagatataacttccaaagaagtacgcaccatctaaagagtggtttccactacacgaaagctaggtcggtcgctaaattggctacagaacaagaagttattctcattcgtttaactgatgctggggtgccgatgacttcaaagatgttacttgggtattacatgatgagaaactcgtttagcctgatgtataatgaccaaaattaattaataagatctcattacatttattataagcattgacaaagttttgttataattaagaagttgaatacttactagtttttatttaggccttattaagacatagggttcccaataaggccaaagtgacactttagttatttgtgtttacaaaattgtaatttttgtttctaaagccattttgattccattattacaaagtttaataaataaatataagattttgaaattatcagcccattgtcattttaaacctacgagctaggcggtaataaaaataaggtaggccttatttggttagggtaccTTACGTAAAACGCcattttttaaagctttttctttatttgcCTAAAgattatacctatatttttttttacttttccccacattaggattttctcctgtgttctGATGCGTTCCTCctggtgcgtttagaaacatactaTTTCACACATCCagattcgaaacaacaatttgtggatcacacaaagagttgctgcgtgtgggaatcgaacccgcgccACGCGGCAGCCCAACCACTAGATCCACCATGCAGTCGATAGGTAGCCGCTAGGTAATCTCTTATAGGTATGCTATGCATCTGAAGTGGTATACAAATTAAACCGATGTCAGGCGTCAAACCATGAATGCCATTATAGCACAGATTATAGgcattcaaaattcaaaattactaGTAATAATCCGAGAcaaatgatttaatttgattgatAACTTCTTCTACCTTCTTATAATATAAGCTGTCTACAGTTTTATCAAAATGGCGTCCTAATCTGTTATTTTTCTTAGATTGTACATTGGACGATAGTAGTATCATGCAATTCGAATGCTGATTGCTTCAATATTGAATCTTTATCGAAGCAATATcctaaatatattaatttaatgatgaAGATAACATTcgctgtattattttattgtttttactgtCTATGGTCATTGGTTTAGGATGTTTTTTACTTGTAGTTAAAgtcaaagattatttttttcaaatagatcaggaaggcacttttcAACGTCagagcaaatataataatattaaaaatgtttgtcagtcctctagttgctctatttgctcattccaaagtgtagattcctatggaaaagaacgaccaagaaactctataggtaAAGACTAATACTAACcactgaaaaaatatatagtaaggaTTTCCGTATATAACGTTTGATTCTATTCTCTTGGTAAAGACCTGATTAAGATAAAGGGCACAGGCAGCGCAGATCGGAGGCTAGGGCTCGGGAGGCCTACCTATATTTCTTTGGCTAATGATGATGTTAATTTTAGTGGAGTGTAAAAAGTAATGGTATGTTTCCAATAAAATGTGGGTGTTAATtaacattgaacgccgtggtggtcaccggtgaccgacgttagcggaggatttgccttcaacagttttctattggcagtcaaagacttaagtaggCGTAGTTTAATGACAACATAACAGATTAGCGAAGTTgaactaactaaataaattaaatacgtttTTCTCAGAAACGATTAATCGTTAAACTTATCGATGAATGATGTCATATTAACAATAATCCGAATTTACTAGGTACTTGTTACCGGAATTAACTGCTACTCGTACTACGCTAATTTATATTTCGTAAAAGTACGTTTTTATCTATATTAGGTACGATTATAAATACAGTAAATGCATGTAGTTTTATTAGTTCCTGACCAAATTTGGTTATCTATAAGCTTTAATATTGTGAATAAAAGAAACGGTTTTGATAGGATGATAAAAGCATAGAATAGTAGGATTAAGAATAGGCAATATTCATAGagggagaggcctttgttcagcagtggacgtctctcggctgatgatgaataTTCCTAGATAAAAACTCAGTACCactttgattggccggtgcgaatgaatcaACGAATAAGAGAGCCAAACGctttctcgtttcgttttcatgaaatgtaaagcaaactcgtattaagggtacaggCTGCAGTTCTTACTAACTACAAAATTGTTTTCTGCTAATCAAAATACTGTATACTAACAATTGTAGGAATACAAATTGGTCAGgttatgtacctaatgtagtTGTACTAACCTATATTTCTCATACTCATGCTCATACGTTTTGTGTGCAATGTGACGTAAGAAtgcataaaaatcaatttagtagATTAAATTAACAAGATAGAtacttaacattataattataattataaatttattaataaaattgatacatGTACCGATACAGATACTGCTAACATGTATCCATTGAAGCGGTTTCGGGTAAAAACATGAAGTTTACGATCTTGGATTACTCCGTATTCCTCACAGATTTTGATTGTTACTTATCTGATAAGTGCTTCGTcgaataaaagttaattaagaTAGTGTACGGACTTGATATTTATGATCTTGGTtagcccttagtatgagtttggtttacgtgaagtaatcgaaacaagagcgcgtttggcgctctgattggcctcgcgcgaatgaaccaacctaTAAGAGTACTGAtggcgctttcgtttcgttttcgttcaacgtaaagcaaactcggaCTAAGCCCTCTGAGCACCGTACGCGTTCTcctttcgatttttttaaacgtaaagcaaacttatactaaggatactgaacTTGAAGTGTTAAAGTCTTCATAAGGGTCTTTTAGTAAatggaaaacattttattaattttaacatagaCTACCCATTGGGTGGCTTCTTACTTTCGTCACATACGTAATTCCAAGGACTATAACAATGTTGTAGAGTAGGGTAAagtacccaattatcagcactttaagagttagtcctaatttaagccaatttattattgtgaaaaaaggCTTTTGTCCgttaaggcaaattttatagttataatatttaataaggaagacgatgataaaagaaaaacatgattgacctctatccaagattatttagacaagtaagaataaaaaatgggtctgtcactATTTACTAGCACCATCgccaccaattactagcatagagcaacccaattatcagcacctaactatcactgttaaaaattgcattaaaaaaattagttacattattaaaatctgtttttaataaatgtttatatagttagtaagtaggtaacaaaacaattacttataatctaataatacttttatctgtataagtcgagcaaaaaaaagggtcacggccgtaccatccttttctcgaaaccattcaggccaatttcgaccgcctataacgaagcctgaattttcagttactaagcaggcattgtacaaacacggtatatttgaattttcattaaattttaaccattcGTTTTAGAATTATAACAcgtcaaagtttcgaaattttgtcactgactgacagattatcaaaagtataaggcacttCTAACAGAGATTaaattttttgcataaaattagtatttagtatctACATtaagggaaaaatcaaatattttgtaaattcagtccagttttttagatacatcaactgcatcaataactttgtaatcctaaatgtatgggattacaaagttattgatacagtAACAATTTCATcacatcaataactttgtaaacccatataaatgtatgagattacaaagaTTATTGATgcagtttaatgtttaatggaataattgaatctacaaaaagaagtgagataccatcaaaaacattctgtaaaataATCCAAGTCTCGCACATCATCagtttatgtaccgtaaaaaaatgtgagatcaatgtaataccaagtcggttattttatttagtccctatttAAGataccttctgtcttaagttataatgtaaattgttatcatatcaatattacattaattttacgttttaaataaaatagattgacttagCCATCGCATGATAACACAAGTatactttacttacttttgttgacatttctcgtatattgtttagtctattacATGACAatgaattacgatggtctattgcacgattacgtacgatggccaagtcaatctctttttttaacaccttttcgttcagatgtttttttcagtaatcaaaatgtcctgtaatctgactagtgttagtaaatattgttgactatCAAGACATACCAATTGCGCACTACTAAATCAATCTCTaaagttgtcgtagcttgcataccatctacaaaatctctggtaataaaacaaaaataagaagagaaaaaataaatagaaagaaaaaagaagagatgatgaaattctagggaaaccaatttatcagcatgcttctgatccaattatcagcaccatgctaacatttggaatttgatggtataaactacttttacaaagcaaaatcaattctttgcataaaataaacataatttacattaaaaaaatatgaaattagtatttatgtacttttttccatttatcatcaccagtgctgataatttagaatttacaaaatattcgatccatttatcagcactacgtattttaccaattaatcaccagAACCTCAAATTCTATtcttcagattatcatcaaatattatcttaaatatcagagaaatcagtagtttgaatattaaatttgtataatatacgatatatcataaaatgtaaacacgtgaccttaacggcgatcacaagaaacaggcaaaaacagaagaaactgcaagacacaaatgtttgtttacataatttccatcaatttgaggtctcaaagtatgattttcccaatagcaggattccaaaaacatacatttatttatttataagtgtggaaacccaaattagtaagtgaaaaccttagaattggtcgatttattcagagtgctgataatttggtgcagtgctagcaattgggtagttgcccctaATTAATAGAAATACAAAATGAAGAAAACAGTGATGGtgtatttaaaacatgtttGGTTAATGAATGACTCTCACTGGGGGTAATTTACCCCCAGTGAAGTCCAAATCATCTGATTTGATAACGATAATGGACAGGCTTTATTTATGAAACCAATTGAGGCTTGGAAATCCCAAACAATAACACATTGATAACAAAGTAGGCAATAGGTTATCAATACGAGTAGCAATCATATTGTTCCTAAAGATAATTTTGGAACAAACGGACAGCGAGAGATGCATTATATGTATACAGTCATTGAAGATTAAGACAAACTCGTGACGATTGTAATTACGATTAGATAACGTGTGACGCAAGCAGGGTGGTTCTATATGAATAATTGTGTTAGCACGTCCATCCGACGCTTATCGATTGTAATCGATATAATAatcgtattttatttgtttttctttttgtacacACTCGATAAGAAGGCGTTGCCAACGAATACTATCTTGGTCAAAATTATCAAATGAAGTGTTCCAGCCAGTACTCTACTTTATCATATATTTGGATTATTTTAGAGAAAGGCTCCGTGTAATGTGATCTGTATTAGAACTCACCTCTATCAAATCCATAAGCCTGTCGTATAGTGAAGGGGTGGGGGATAAATCTGTTGGCCGCTAGCTGACTTCTCAGTATCTGATTAGAGTTTAACATTGGGTCGCTGTAGTAACTGAACGGAGGTCTCTCCATAAACCCTGGAGCCTCTTTCCCTCTGTAGTGGGGCCATGTCACTGAGGAGGACAACGGAGGCACATTCGCTTTGATCGGTGTCGGGTACAGTGGGTACGTGTTTCTCCTGTGTTCTAGGTTCACTTTGCTCAAATCAAAATCTTTTGGGACCTCGTATTTAACATCAGATTTGATCGCGTTCTCACTGACTGGCTCCTCGATCTTCGTCACCTTCGTCACCTCCTGCACCTTGGGGACCTCGACTGCCTTCACTCCACTGCACTTGAGGGGCAGCGTCGGCTCCTGGCTCAGGTTCTTGTAAGGTTTCTTCTTCACGTCATTCAGTATGTCCTCTATGAGGAAAGACCTTTTCTGCTTGCACGCGCACATGCTGACGGCTTGATTAGCACTGCCGAATTTTATCAGCACTGGTAAAAATTATCAGTACAAGCACGGTAATTGATAGCTACTTATTTAATGGACACGTATAATCTGTGTGTCGATTAAAATGTTCGCCTATCGTTGAAGGCactttggaatattttttctagGGTGTCAGCCGAGGATTAGTTCCGATAGTGTTCGTAATGTATGCTCGCGTAATCTGTGACTTGTTGAAAGCATAGTAATTAGCCTGCGAGTGGATGGGCTGTCACCGTGTAATGGGCTTCCATCCAGggattattgttttattctgaAACAAGATTTTATGTCACGTTTATCTATTGGTAGCCTTGTTATCAAATCAAACATAATGTAATGAGGCTTCACACCCATGCAATGAGTTTGATGTTATGCATCGATACGATGGCTGCCCTACCCATCAAGTACTACGGGTTGTTGACGACCAGGGTTGTCACTCGcgtacttataatttattagcaAGTTGGCAAGGGCACGGCCACAATTAAGTGACAACATAAATAAACCGGCAGCCCACCGATGCCCCCGCATCTTCCGCAACGCGTCTGTCTCACAAATGGATTCCTCTTCAAAACAAAAGGGGAGGAATCTAGTACCTTCCTGTTTCGCCTTTCGCCCTCTTTGCTTCGTAATTAATGAGAAGAGTTTTTCTACCTTTTGTTGCTGCAGGAAGGGTGGCTAATTGTCTCTAATTAATTGGGCCTGGGCGTATTTTTAAACCCCTTTTATTCCCTTTGTCTGTTGTACGTTTCGTTCAAATAGAGCGGTCGACAATTGGTGAGTTTACCCTGATTTTGAGTTTGAGAGTTAATTGCTcgttcattgtttttgtttgctcGTGTTTTTATAATTGTGATGATCGCGTTTCGTTTATATTCGtggattaatttagtattaacaTGTCAAAGAGATTTTGGGACGTTTAATTACAGGGAAGGATTATTATTATCGCTCGCTGAATATTATTTGGTTGGACCATGTTAATTGCTTTTACTGTGAACTTATTACAGCTTTGTTCTCTTTTTATAGCAATAtgttaataaatacttacctatgttAAATATTCCACAGTGATTGAATTAAATGAGTGTACAGGTGAgcctaaataatattataattaagtaaggGTGAGATATTTCGCATAATTTTGGTCGTAGAAAATTAAGACTTAGGTATTACCACgcattacattacaaaattagTACTAAACTTTTATCTTAAGATAGAGTAAGTAATTAGGATTAGAATTTATTTCGGtgtttttaatcatttttatgGGAGATACACAGTTACAAGGTACTGACAAGAATTTGATATGACGGATctgatagacagacagactgaaaAAGAGACTTTAGAATAAACGTTATAGGAACCATTCCTCTTTAGTTGTTGTAGCGTCTCTTGGGTGAAGAACTTGATTTACGATTAAGAGCTGGGTTACAGATATTTTGCTTAATCTTTTCAGGAATTAGGGTATCTACCTAGTTCTATTGTGGTACAATTCAAAGATTTGTAAAGTGATTAAAACTGTGACTGACATGTAAAGGGTTTCCGGTTCGAGTTCAAAGTATACTGATGTCGGGTTTTTATAGTGtatcattatttattgataataacaaaatagataaataattcgGGCCAAGAGATTACGCCGAGTAATCCTAATTCACGCGTATATATCCGCTATCGATAGTTTATTAGTTGTTTAATCAATAATCATGTACTTCGTGAATATTTACTGAAGTATTATGATTAGATTGTATCTGCGTAGACTGCTCAAGGAAATATTAGACTTGGTTACCTATTGAACTGTTGCTTACAGTCCAAAAGGTAGGCAGACATGGTATAGACACTAGTATATGCCATTTAGCTCATAGCATCTAGATCTAATGATCTAATTAAGTGTGTGAGTGACACGGATATTCGACAAATTAGGTACCGTATATCATGTAAATTCATCTATGTTCATTGTATTAACTTTTCTATTCAATCGATTCGACTATCTAGCGGTTATATCAATAAAGTATTGGTTGCTAAAGTATAAGCTTATTAcaaactatttcaataaaaatgacCTATTTCATAATAGCTAAGAAAAATTCCAAGACattttaacaaaagaaaatcctttCCAGTTCTCATTACTTGTGAAATATCATTCAACCCTTTAAGAGGATTTAAAATAGATTGAGCGGCGAATTAAAACGCTGAATCAATTATTGGCGATCGCTTCATTAGCTCGCCTCTACGTTTAAACGATGTTAAAATCAGTGTTAATACTATACCAAAATAACTGAACAACTACGACATTTTCCATTAAAACGTTCACCATTGCTCCCTTAGGTAAGAACTCTATTGTTCAACCTCCCACAAAGCAAGCGATGGAAGTGAAACAATGAGGTTTGTTCACTAAGTTAGGGTCGCATCGCTTCAGTTGATTCGAGAATTGGTGGACAGTGGCGGACTGAATCGATATAGATAATGGGCGATTACTTAGAGTGAGTTGACAACCCTACGGGATTGTAGGGCGGGGACACAACGAATCAATTTGTTAGTATCGATACTTgtgaagttttatttactttgacatCGACTGGTGTGGTCAGTTGTCATTTTGCATCGATGTTCAGCTCTGTAAAAGTAGTGTAGGATGCTTATATTTTGAACCTA
Proteins encoded in this region:
- the LOC118278042 gene encoding homeobox protein notochord → MCACKQKRSFLIEDILNDVKKKPYKNLSQEPTLPLKCSGVKAVEVPKVQEVTKVTKIEEPVSENAIKSDVKYEVPKDFDLSKVNLEHRRNTYPLYPTPIKANVPPLSSSVTWPHYRGKEAPGFMERPPFSYYSDPMLNSNQILRSQLAANRFIPHPFTIRQAYGFDRVPPSCCNPWWGLGGRRKGGQVRFTAAQTGALERRFSASKYLSPDERRALANTLRLSDRQVKTWFQNRRAKWRRTTPDSADAGSPPTADEGSDDEVHIADDE